A portion of the Cytophagia bacterium CHB2 genome contains these proteins:
- a CDS encoding T9SS type A sorting domain-containing protein: MSIQPKASGTNDVRFIIEKEDKSYAFYGAFDDNHAPLVTNKFNSVAFALSAGNTTTALNVVDVYIDKGDPIDVPTSVQETHGEEIPTDYVLNQNYPNPFNPTTTIEFGLPKNGEVKLTVYDLSGRVVKNLTAGNFKAGYHKIEFNASNLGSGIYYYKLTSGDFVSVKKLMLLK, from the coding sequence ATCTCGATTCAGCCGAAAGCATCTGGAACCAACGATGTGCGGTTTATCATCGAAAAAGAGGACAAGAGCTATGCGTTCTATGGCGCATTCGATGACAATCACGCCCCGTTGGTAACGAACAAATTCAACTCCGTGGCTTTTGCACTCAGCGCTGGCAACACGACCACAGCACTGAATGTGGTTGATGTTTATATTGACAAGGGAGATCCTATTGACGTTCCAACCAGCGTCCAGGAAACACACGGTGAAGAGATCCCGACGGATTACGTTTTGAACCAAAACTATCCCAATCCGTTCAATCCAACGACTACGATCGAGTTTGGGTTGCCGAAAAACGGCGAGGTGAAACTCACAGTCTATGACCTTTCGGGTCGAGTTGTCAAAAACTTGACAGCGGGCAATTTCAAAGCCGGCTATCACAAGATTGAGTTCAACGCCTCGAATCTCGGTTCCGGTATTTACTACTACAAGCTGACCTCTGGAGATTTTGTGAGTGTCAAGAAATTGATGCTCTTGAAGTGA